The proteins below come from a single Pseudomonadota bacterium genomic window:
- a CDS encoding cobalamin-binding protein, with translation MRIVSLIASATEIVTALGFSESLVGRSHECDFPASVSTLPVCTSPRFEIGGASADIDRSVKALLRDALSVYQVDADMLAALRPDVIVTQSQCEVCAVSTKDVENALCSWVDSRPRIVSCQPDSLDDVWADIRRVAEALGAPERGTELVDALRARMDSVSARALACGTRPRVACIEWVDPLMASGNWMPTLVEMAGGVNLFGEAGKHAPWMTWDDLVRSDPDVIVALPCGFDIARTRVDMPLLTERAEWTSLRAVRDGRVYVTDGNQYFNRPGPRLAESLEILCELLHPDAFDFGHCGRAWEPLG, from the coding sequence ATGCGTATCGTCTCGCTCATCGCCAGCGCCACCGAGATCGTCACGGCGCTCGGCTTCTCTGAGTCGCTGGTGGGTCGCTCGCACGAGTGCGACTTCCCCGCGTCGGTGTCGACCCTCCCGGTCTGCACCTCGCCCCGCTTCGAGATCGGAGGGGCGAGCGCCGACATCGACCGCAGCGTGAAAGCGCTGCTGCGCGACGCCCTCTCGGTGTATCAGGTCGACGCCGACATGCTTGCCGCGCTGCGCCCCGACGTGATCGTGACCCAGTCGCAGTGCGAGGTCTGCGCCGTGAGCACGAAAGACGTCGAGAATGCGCTCTGCAGCTGGGTCGACAGCCGGCCGCGCATCGTGAGCTGCCAGCCGGACAGTCTCGATGACGTGTGGGCCGACATCCGCCGCGTGGCTGAGGCCCTGGGGGCGCCTGAGCGCGGCACGGAGCTGGTCGATGCCCTGAGGGCCCGCATGGATTCTGTGTCCGCGCGCGCCCTGGCGTGCGGCACGCGTCCGCGGGTGGCCTGCATCGAGTGGGTCGACCCCCTCATGGCCAGTGGCAACTGGATGCCGACCCTGGTCGAGATGGCAGGCGGCGTCAATCTCTTCGGCGAGGCGGGGAAGCACGCCCCGTGGATGACCTGGGACGATCTCGTGCGCAGCGACCCCGACGTGATCGTGGCCCTGCCATGCGGGTTCGACATCGCGCGCACCCGCGTCGACATGCCGCTGCTCACCGAGCGCGCCGAATGGACGTCCTTGCGTGCCGTGCGCGACGGGCGCGTGTACGTCACCGATGGCAACCAGTACTTCAACCGTCCGGGCCCGCGACTGGCCGAGTCTCTCGAGATCCTGTGCGAGCTGCTCCACCCCGACGCGTTTGACTTCGGGCACTGCGGTCGCGCCTGGGAGCCCCTTGGCTGA
- a CDS encoding SIS domain-containing protein, with product MTSGTAVAPGSPLADAEAFLREASHFRLGSLPTEGQHPKTKALAQLARDDVGGAVALLQEVDVDALTHVEAAAPRIDALRQQVTATLDAGGRVFLCGCGATGRLSLALEVLWRERNAGAPHEDRVVAFMAGGDLALVHSIENFEDIPAYGARQLRELGFGDDDLLIACTEGGETPFVIGATEEAARVSRRRPWFLYCNPDESLMSVARSRAVIESEQIEKISLFVGCMALSGSTRMQASTVLQLAVGLALLACDHTAAVADEVVAFTQLVSRVDLGFVAALVCLESDIYAAGGGVRYETRTHGITVVTDTTERAPTFSMRAFENDADPTREPALSYVHIPGTGSALEAWRSLLRREPRTLEWEGVAVVAGRARLLGFDFSDALPEKRAARWHAWALREGRSRGPDEVFAIGRTVEGGVSLSLTSPEGVVGGALSMAPLPLLFEHLLLKIALNIHSTLVMGRLGRYTRNVMTWVRPSNKKLIDRTIRYVTLLLADEGKTASYDEVAHAVFAEIDDTPPSEPIVLRVFERLRRA from the coding sequence TTGACTTCGGGCACTGCGGTCGCGCCTGGGAGCCCCTTGGCTGACGCCGAGGCCTTTCTGCGCGAGGCGTCTCATTTTCGTCTCGGAAGCCTGCCCACCGAGGGGCAGCATCCGAAGACGAAGGCCCTGGCGCAGCTTGCGCGCGACGATGTGGGGGGCGCGGTGGCGCTGCTGCAGGAGGTCGATGTCGATGCCCTCACGCACGTCGAGGCGGCCGCTCCGCGCATCGATGCGCTGCGCCAGCAGGTGACCGCGACCCTCGACGCCGGCGGTCGGGTGTTTCTCTGCGGCTGCGGCGCCACCGGACGCCTGTCGCTGGCCCTCGAGGTGCTCTGGCGTGAGCGCAATGCGGGTGCGCCTCATGAAGATCGTGTGGTGGCCTTCATGGCGGGCGGCGATCTCGCCCTGGTCCACTCCATCGAGAACTTTGAAGACATCCCCGCCTATGGCGCTCGACAGCTGCGCGAGCTGGGGTTTGGTGACGACGATCTGCTCATCGCGTGCACCGAGGGGGGCGAGACCCCCTTCGTCATCGGCGCCACCGAGGAGGCGGCGCGCGTGTCGCGACGTCGCCCCTGGTTCCTCTACTGCAATCCCGACGAGTCGCTGATGTCGGTCGCGCGATCGCGCGCCGTCATCGAGAGCGAGCAGATCGAGAAGATCAGTCTCTTCGTCGGCTGCATGGCGCTGAGCGGAAGCACGCGCATGCAGGCGAGCACCGTTCTGCAGCTGGCCGTGGGACTGGCGCTGCTGGCGTGTGATCACACGGCAGCGGTGGCTGACGAGGTGGTCGCCTTCACCCAGCTGGTGAGCCGCGTCGACCTGGGCTTCGTGGCCGCTCTGGTCTGTCTGGAGAGCGACATCTACGCGGCGGGAGGCGGGGTGCGATACGAGACGCGCACCCACGGCATCACCGTGGTCACCGACACCACCGAGCGCGCGCCCACCTTCAGCATGCGGGCGTTCGAGAACGACGCTGACCCGACACGTGAGCCGGCCTTGAGCTACGTGCACATCCCCGGGACGGGGTCGGCGCTCGAGGCCTGGCGCTCCCTGCTGCGACGCGAGCCGCGCACGCTCGAGTGGGAAGGGGTGGCGGTCGTGGCGGGTCGCGCGCGATTGCTCGGCTTCGACTTCAGCGACGCCCTCCCCGAGAAGCGGGCCGCGCGCTGGCATGCCTGGGCGCTTCGTGAAGGTCGCTCACGCGGACCCGATGAGGTGTTTGCCATCGGCCGCACGGTCGAGGGAGGGGTTAGCCTGTCGCTCACATCGCCGGAAGGCGTGGTGGGGGGCGCGCTGAGCATGGCCCCGCTGCCCCTGCTCTTCGAGCACCTGCTGCTCAAGATCGCGCTCAACATCCACTCCACATTGGTGATGGGGCGCCTGGGTCGCTACACCCGCAATGTCATGACCTGGGTGCGTCCGAGCAACAAGAAGCTCATCGACCGCACCATCCGCTACGTCACGCTGCTGCTCGCCGACGAGGGGAAGACGGCTTCCTATGACGAGGTGGCGCACGCCGTGTTCGCCGAGATCGATGACACGCCGCCGAGCGAGCCCATCGTTCTGCGGGTGTTCGAGCGG